In Taeniopygia guttata chromosome Z, bTaeGut7.mat, whole genome shotgun sequence, the sequence gggaaCCAGAGTGGTGCAGCTCTGGAGAAATAACCACAGTCATACATGTCTCTGTGTGGGCTGAGTGCTCACTGAAGGCCAATGGTGAAGTCCACCTGGCTTAGTTCCAGCCAGGAATCACCCAGCTTGGGCCAGCTGGGTACAGACTCCAGGGAGGTGTGAAATGAGGCTGGGAAAGAGGGGATGTGTTCTGCACTGGGTCTGCTGCTTTCCCCCATAAAAACTGCCTGTGTGGCTCTCGCACAGCCTGGTGGGATGACAAATGCATTGTCTGTTGGGAATTCTGAGGagcctggagaagctgggcTTGTAGCAGCACTAAATGCTTGTATAAGGAAATTAAACTCCTTTACCTCCTTTGTGAAGTTCTTACTGAACTCTAGAGATCCAGTTGCTTCTCTAACACTTCCACTTGTGACTTTAGGGTGAATCTGTGAaggacatggaggacaagaacaCCAGCCAGAGAGGGTAAAAATTAGAAGACTAGCATCACCTCTCAAGTTCTTGCCACTGGCCTAGAGGTTTACAATGGCCCTAAAAAAGCAGCCTGTGTGAAAGCCAGGTGTATCCAGCATTCACTCACCATCTCCTTTGCTTTGTAGCATCTTAAGAATGACAAGGAAGATCTTCACCAATACCAGggagaggtggaggcagcaaaATGTCAACAGTGCCTTTGCCAAGCTGAGGAAGCTCATTCCCACCCACCCACCAGACAAAAAACTGAGCAAGAACGAGACGCTACGCTTGGCCATGAGATACATCAACTTCCTCGTCAAGGTCCTGGGAGAGCCAGGCCTGCAGCAGACAGCAGTGGCAGCTCGGGGCAGCATCCTGGGATTCTTCCAGCAAGCCCCACACTTGCAGAGCATGGAAGAGCTGACACTGATCGAAAACTGTGGTGTCTCCTGTCCCGGCATGAGCAGCAATATAGTGGAGTGTTGGTCAGAGGCATCGTCCCCCTAGCAGACAGTGAGATGTGCAGTCTCGGTGTTAGTGTGATAGTCCCTCTCTCCTGGCAGAATCATGGGTTGCTCTTCTGCGTATTGTGATTatctatttatatttattgctatttaatttgcatttttacttAATAGGATAGGAAATCCTTGGTCGTGCAAAAACCTGGCAGTCCAGATGGAAAACTTGTGGTCTCTGGGAGCTTGGAAAGACTTGCTGCTGTCATGACAGAGCCCAAGCCAGAAGAGTCTTCTGTCCAGATCTTCTCCATAAATCAGGGCATAGATATTCCTTCAGTGTTTCTGACagggaaagaaattattctcCCATTCTATTTCAAGGAAACACTATTGAGATGAAAAATTATGACAGCACCACAAAATTTGTCCACAACAGAGATCCGGCCTCGGTAGTGAAAGACTTTGAGAGATGAAGTATTTGGCCTCAGTCCTCCATGAGTTGTTCTAGGGGCTAATTGCACTCAGTCTTGAACTTGTGAATCTTATTTCTAgctctattcttttttttttcttttttttttaaatcctagCCCTTGAACCTGGCTACATATTTCTTCATCAGACAGGAGGGATCCCTTATGTCAGAGCAAAGCacattaaacaaaattaaatgttagGTTAAAGCAAAAGGCAACaatttaaaatgacaaaatgCATAGTCATAGATGAGTTTCAGTGGGTTCATTAGGCAAAGTAAATCTCCTCCACAGCAGTGACAACGTGAACCTGAAGGAAGATGGTCAGCTATACCCCAGCTGCCCCAAAAGCCCATCAAAGAGATTGGTTGGTGACTCAATGCCTTGTTCTTCTGGAGGAGGTGTAGTAATGGAGGAGGTCCTCTTTGTGAAGGAAGTCCTGGGACAAAGGCCTCAGTGAAGCACTGTGAAAACCTTTGTGGACAAAGCTATGTCTACATAGCATGCACAGGCCATATGACTGCCCTTAAACTCCCTGCTTTCTCCTGCCCTAGCTGAGGTTTTCCCACCTGGATACTGTCCCATATGGGCCAATGGAGCAAGTACAAAGAAATTGTTGTAAATATCTTCCATTTGTGAGTCACTTCCCTGTATGAAACATCATGCTGTAGGTGTTTACATGATAAGCTGCATGAAAGTGGTCACTGTGGATTATTGTTGCCCACAAAAACATCCAATCTAATTTCCTGACTTGAGTTATAACCTGTGCCAGCCAAGGCCTGGCCTGCTCATATGACTTATGAGAAGcccaaaacagcagaaaaaatgaTGTCAGGTTTAAGTAGAATAGCTTTCTGGTGAGATCCTGCTCCCACTGACACAAGTGCCTCTTGATTTTCATGTGGACCAAGGTACATGTCAAGGCTTAGAAAAGACAATTGCTCATGACTGGTGGAGAAATGTAGCTCCTGTAGTCCAGGGCATGTCCCTGGGCTGTTTCTGTTTGTTCATGAGACAAGGAGGTGCTTTAAGAAAGCAGAACTAGGGTTTGTGCATGCAGCATGTACGGCCTTTCTGCATGAGGGGATTTGGCACCTGAAGCTGAGCTGCCTTTCAAAGCCTCACCAAGCACCAGGTGCACCAAAGAagccagggctggctcctgCTATGGGGATGTTGGGCTGTCCTCAGCACTGACAAAAGCCAAGGTCTGACAATATCTCAGCTCACCCCATCCAGCACTGGTGCTGGAAGGTACAGGCATGCCAGTGAACAGATTTTgaccaaaagaaagaaagaaaaaaataaagcgGAAAGAATTCATGTTGATTTAGTTTCCTTTCTGAACACTGCTAATAGTTTGCTTATCCCTGGGTTTGTGATCTGTCAGGATggccctggggagcagctcagTGGAAAGACACCAAGAGTCCTCTGTTTCTCCTCACCTCTGCCCACATTAATGTGACTAAATGGAGCCACAGCCTCTTCTGCATGGCACCTTGAAGGTAATGAGCCATATCCTCCTCCCATCTATCTGCTGGCTGGCTGGCGTTCCAGCAGGACAAATTAGTCCAAGTGAATCGGAGCACTTCCTGCAGAGGcgtggtggtgctgctgggtcTATCAGTCACTTGCTATCCTTGGAAACACACATCACCAAGGTGAGGAAAAACATCTTGTGAGCAGCTGTCATACTGGGGAAAGAAAACCTGGCAATTTTGTAACATAATACGCTTGTATCTTCTATGCTAAAAACTTTCTCATCTTGTTATTTCTTTGGTTCATATAGCCATTTTCTTTGATCTCCTTTCAGTTTAGGGGCTCCCTACTGTCACATTCAGCAAGTATTTCCCTAGATCTCTCTgccaaagatttcttttttttggtcaagtttcttctttgtgttttggggatttcttATCTGTGTCATCATGAACAAATACAGTGCAACTGATAACACTTTGTGCTATATGTTATTTAACACCTAATATattccaaataaattatttaagaaacTAATCTTTTTTGCTCTAAACTTCtctaaaatttcattttacatttgcAAACCACTTGGTAGAGGATCTCAAAGACCTTATGATGTGATTTCCAGCAGAGGATTTTTCTGCTGTCTCTTATGCAAGAGTCTTGGTTGTAGAAAAACCATTTTCAGATGATGAACAATGAAGGAATTGTTTACTACAATTTCTTACACTTTTAGTTCATATTGTATTTCTATCTGTGCTAAGAAGATTTTGACCAGCTCTTGAAAAAGACAAATAACTAAAATTTCATTGCACAATGTTGTTATTTATCTCTTCTAAAGACTCAcaattcaaaacattttaatcaactacattttaaaaacatatgaCACTCTAAAGAATTATTTGGAGTCCATTGTTATCTGGAGATGTTCAGATAGGCATAACCAAAAGATTCAAACAGGAATCCAGGTTTggatataaaaaataattcaaagttGAGGGGAGCTTAGGATGTTAAGCTACTCTTTCTGGCTAACATCTGGTGGGAACAATCCAATCTCCAACTGCATCTGAggctgggagagggagaggaagcaCTAGGGTGACAGATGCAGGAGCTGTGAGGAAGAGATGTGAAATCACTGGATCACAGGGACAGTTTCAGTTTCATGATTGACTGGATGTCTCACATCCAGTGAGAGCGTTCTTTGAACACCAAGAAAGGAATTTCTGCACAAAATGTGTGCCAGGAAAGCATTGTCTCAAGGAATTATATACAAAAGTCAAGAAATCAGCAAATGTGAAGTTCAAAATGCATTTATGTGTGGTCTCCAGTATGTATTTATACTAAACAAGGCAATGTCACCTTAGAGAGAGTGCTCTGCTTCCAGCAGGTGATGCCAAATCAGTTTGTCTGCTGGGGATCATGTGGCAATCCCTCCTCTGGAAGTGGCATGGTACAGCCATGCCAACACAGTGCTGTGAGATAATGAGACCCGTACCATGGAGATGTACCAAGTTATTTAGAGTTGGCTGAAAATGTCTCAGGTATGTTGTTGCAGTGGCAAAACCTTAGTACAAATGACAAAAATATCCCTAGTCCTAAGGGCCCTACTGTCCCTGGCTGTAACTAGTAGTGCTGAATAGAGTTGCatgaacagcatttttttttacttttataatttctttttttctgtgaagctATGTCTGTCAATACTGCAAGGAAGACCAGCTAAGGTGGCATTTTCTAGAAGCATCCTTGGTATCTACTGGTACAAAAAAGGAGTGCTGGAAAGTTAAAAGATTCATGGTCTGCTCCAACCCATGGTACTCCTAACCTGCACAGAGGGTGTGAAGAGTGCTCCTGTGAATTTTTGATGCAGAAACCTCAGTGAGACACTCCTTTACTTGGAATTTCTAACAGGATCAGTGGAACAATACAGCTCCACATTTCAGCTCAAATGAGGATTACTTACTTCAGAGGCAGGAAACAAGTTCTGCCACTGTTCACCTGTCACAGGGCCTAAGGGAATTGACATCCATCACATCCACTTTCTCAATATCCCCGTTGTGGCTGTGTGGAATTGTGGAATGTAATTGCAATTGGATATTTGGGCCGGGTAAGGAAAGGAATGAGTTGCAAATGTATTTGAGAGGATGCTGTAGTCATGTGCACAAATCCCAGTGAAGGCCAGCCTGTGGTAAGAGGAAGGCCAGGTCTGCAGTCTGGGGTTTGGCTTGAGATTCTGTGGATTCAAATCCTGGTGGATGTAAACATGCTGTGCCTGGCACTAGACAATGCACAGTGAGATTCCACATGTGTTTCTGGAGTATTGCCCACGCTGAGGAAGACACTGTGGTAGGTTTGTACTTGGCAGCCTTGTTTGCTGTACCTTGTCTGAATCAGGGGGAATGAAGGTACAATGGGCATCACAGAGGGGGACTCACAGGATTCCTGGGACAGCTGCACTGaatggcacagcagagctgtttcaGGACACGAAGATCCATCTTAGCACCTGGTTCTGAACAGAAGGTAAAGGTGCAGCATCAACGTGTTTCACAGGTATATGATTCATGAACCATTTCTAATCAGTTCCCACAAATTTATTTGCTGCTAGGGAATGATATGCAGTGAGCATGGCTAAAGTAGTGTGAGCAAGGCAGATCTGACTTTTGTTCTTTGAAGGCTGGGTGATGAAAGGAGGTGGAAAGAATGGACGACTTAACTACTGACCTGTGGGGCAGGGGTCACTTGGGAGCCAGTCTTAAATCTAAAGGTCATTGGCACAGTGACAGAGTCCAAACCCACCACTTTTCAAGGgagtaattgtatttttaatacagCAGGTGCTGAGAGAATCAGATGGGAAAAGGTGGGTGGAAGAAGCAGCTCAAAAAAGTACTTGGGTTACAGAAGGTAGAGAGATTGCCCTGTGCACAGTCAATACCTATATGTGGTTGAATTTATTCACTTTTGTTACCCCTGTAATCCATGAACAGCATTTTCTTTGCACACTGAGGTGGTTCAATTCTTCTCTGTAAGGAACAGAGCCTCATCCCAATGTATTCTCATTCCACTCCCTTTCCATCTGTGCACACAAATGCATATCCCATCCCTCCACAGT encodes:
- the TAL2 gene encoding T-cell acute lymphocytic leukemia protein 2, with protein sequence MTRKIFTNTRERWRQQNVNSAFAKLRKLIPTHPPDKKLSKNETLRLAMRYINFLVKVLGEPGLQQTAVAARGSILGFFQQAPHLQSMEELTLIENCGVSCPGMSSNIVECWSEASSP